Proteins from one Paenibacillus amylolyticus genomic window:
- a CDS encoding PLDc N-terminal domain-containing protein, whose protein sequence is MRWILGLVWIAFIAYALLLAPGQSPGSDPIFQELITMQSKEPWLLTVFSWLGIFPAVYACMLLRTSVKARGARVPAWPFVLLSFGLGAFALLPYYVWSSSANRTSGYASLHFGRQRESGIARVAAHKLTHVVLLLLTLGTACYALMQGHPDVYMDAFKHSSFVHIMTIDFVLLTLLSVIAIYRDARSSRRSPAWAVAGIIPIVGLLLYLLTLRKDRA, encoded by the coding sequence ATGAGATGGATATTGGGCCTGGTCTGGATCGCTTTCATTGCCTATGCATTGTTGTTGGCACCGGGGCAGTCACCTGGAAGTGATCCGATATTCCAAGAACTGATCACAATGCAAAGTAAAGAGCCCTGGTTGCTTACTGTGTTTTCGTGGTTAGGTATTTTTCCGGCAGTTTATGCCTGTATGTTGTTAAGAACATCTGTAAAAGCACGAGGTGCACGTGTACCCGCTTGGCCTTTTGTCTTGCTGTCTTTTGGACTGGGTGCTTTTGCGCTGCTTCCCTATTACGTATGGTCATCATCCGCCAATAGAACGTCGGGTTATGCCAGCTTGCATTTTGGTCGGCAGCGGGAGTCGGGAATTGCACGGGTAGCGGCCCACAAGCTGACGCATGTAGTCCTTCTGCTGTTAACGCTGGGGACAGCATGCTATGCCCTGATGCAAGGTCATCCGGATGTATATATGGACGCGTTCAAACACTCTTCCTTTGTACATATCATGACCATTGATTTTGTACTGCTGACCTTGCTTTCCGTGATTGCGATATACAGGGACGCCAGAAGCAGTCGACGTTCACCAGCTTGGGCAGTGGCAGGCATTATCCCCATTGTGGGTCTACTACTCTATCTGTTGACGCTCAGGAAAGACAGAGCGTGA
- a CDS encoding oxidoreductase yields MKNKFNAYVVRQEEQGGVKAAIEQLKQEDLPNGDVTVQVQYSSVNYKDGLATLEKGGVVREYPIVPGIDLAGTVEESVSGRFAPGDRVISTGFEPGVSHYGGYSEYARLRSEWLVPLPPGLSEKEAMAIGTAGFTAALSVDALLQAGVTPEMGKILVTGATGGVGSMAVAILAKLGFEVTASTGKKDQEESLLRNLGASEVITREQADAPAKGAMGKQLWAGIVDPTGGPALAERLKQIQYGGALAVSGLTGGTNFESTVLPFILRGIQLIGIDSVYCPMERRERLWKLLGGEWKPERALELGIREISLDELPHTLETILQGGAVGRTVVNTVSDVPSA; encoded by the coding sequence ATGAAAAACAAGTTTAACGCATATGTTGTCCGACAAGAAGAACAGGGCGGAGTGAAAGCCGCCATAGAGCAACTGAAGCAGGAAGATCTGCCAAATGGAGATGTAACGGTACAGGTGCAATATTCCAGTGTCAATTATAAAGACGGACTCGCGACGCTTGAAAAAGGGGGCGTTGTTCGCGAATACCCAATTGTACCCGGAATCGATCTGGCCGGAACGGTAGAGGAGTCGGTAAGTGGACGTTTTGCACCAGGAGATCGGGTGATCAGTACAGGATTCGAACCGGGTGTATCCCATTACGGAGGGTACAGCGAGTATGCGCGTCTGCGCAGTGAATGGCTGGTGCCGCTGCCACCGGGTCTCAGTGAGAAAGAAGCCATGGCGATTGGAACCGCAGGATTCACGGCTGCACTTTCGGTAGATGCGCTTTTGCAAGCTGGAGTTACACCGGAGATGGGCAAGATTCTGGTTACGGGTGCAACAGGTGGCGTTGGAAGTATGGCCGTTGCAATCTTGGCGAAACTTGGTTTTGAAGTAACAGCCAGCACCGGCAAGAAGGATCAGGAGGAGTCATTGCTCCGAAACCTGGGAGCCTCCGAGGTGATCACGCGTGAACAAGCTGATGCTCCAGCGAAAGGAGCCATGGGGAAACAGCTGTGGGCGGGCATTGTTGATCCAACAGGTGGACCAGCTCTCGCGGAGCGATTGAAACAGATTCAATACGGAGGCGCGCTTGCGGTATCCGGGTTAACGGGTGGCACAAACTTTGAATCCACGGTACTTCCGTTTATTTTACGTGGGATCCAGCTTATTGGTATAGACTCTGTATATTGTCCGATGGAACGTCGGGAGCGCTTGTGGAAACTGCTTGGCGGAGAATGGAAACCGGAGCGCGCGCTGGAACTGGGAATCCGTGAAATTTCTTTAGATGAGTTGCCTCATACGCTTGAGACGATACTCCAAGGTGGTGCAGTAGGTCGAACTGTGGTCAATACAGTTTCAGATGTGCCATCCGCATAA
- a CDS encoding MogA/MoaB family molybdenum cofactor biosynthesis protein: MTNSVEQHRQEAPTTVSCMIVTVSDTRTKDTDTSGQLMHQLLNEAGYEIVDYIITPDETENIRSILQDAAVRDDIEAVLLSGGTGIAPRDTTYEAVSSLLDKELPGFGEIFRFLSYTEDIGSAAILSRAVAGTIGRTAVFSMPGSKGAVKLAMEKLILPELRHVMREIYKPV; this comes from the coding sequence ATGACTAATTCAGTGGAACAACATCGCCAGGAAGCGCCAACCACGGTATCGTGCATGATTGTTACAGTGTCTGACACGCGCACCAAAGACACCGATACCAGTGGCCAGCTCATGCACCAGCTTCTGAATGAAGCGGGATATGAGATTGTTGATTACATCATCACACCTGATGAAACAGAGAATATTCGAAGCATCTTGCAGGATGCAGCCGTTCGTGATGATATTGAAGCCGTGCTGCTTAGCGGCGGAACAGGAATTGCACCCCGAGATACAACTTACGAAGCAGTATCCTCCCTGCTTGACAAGGAACTTCCGGGCTTCGGTGAGATCTTCCGATTTCTCAGTTACACCGAAGATATCGGTTCAGCTGCGATCCTGAGCAGAGCCGTCGCTGGTACGATTGGACGCACAGCTGTATTTTCCATGCCGGGTTCCAAAGGGGCCGTCAAATTGGCCATGGAAAAACTCATCTTGCCTGAATTGCGGCATGTCATGCGTGAAATATATAAACCCGTCTGA
- a CDS encoding YlbF family regulator — protein MAQEEVQYNHYGMPTYDTRNLVIRDDIMGKAKELADMLGTSEEVRQFQQAETKIRDHERIQQLIATIKKKQKEIVAFESFKNVEMVKKIEQEIDDLQSELDSIPLVTEFQQSQSDINYLLQLVISVIRDTVSEKVNVEAGTDSPPTSCG, from the coding sequence GTGGCGCAGGAAGAAGTGCAGTACAACCATTATGGAATGCCAACCTACGATACGCGCAATCTGGTCATACGCGACGACATTATGGGAAAAGCCAAAGAGTTGGCAGATATGCTCGGAACGAGTGAGGAAGTTAGACAGTTTCAACAGGCTGAAACCAAAATTCGTGATCATGAGCGCATCCAGCAATTGATTGCAACGATCAAGAAGAAACAAAAGGAAATCGTTGCTTTTGAGAGCTTCAAAAATGTGGAGATGGTCAAAAAAATTGAACAGGAAATTGACGATCTGCAAAGCGAACTGGACAGTATCCCATTGGTTACGGAATTCCAGCAGAGCCAGAGTGACATCAACTACTTGCTTCAGTTAGTGATCTCTGTAATCCGGGATACGGTTTCCGAAAAAGTAAACGTGGAGGCTGGAACGGATTCACCTCCGACCAGTTGTGGTTAA
- a CDS encoding membrane dipeptidase — translation MGQTEGPWGVITLEGVDGLEGNLFYLELCYQMGVRIIGLTWNYANWAADGVMEKRGAGLTEKGKELVRQCDEIGMLLDVSHLTEKGFWELADLSKRPFIASHSNSYSICPHVRNLKDDQIQAIIAREGRIGLTFVPWFVKQEGEVLIEDLLPHIEQICSLGGQHHLMMGSDFDGIPTYIQRLEHSGHYPRLTEILLKHYDEQLVRGWLWGMRWLI, via the coding sequence GTGGGGCAAACAGAGGGGCCGTGGGGAGTCATCACACTGGAGGGTGTGGATGGTCTGGAGGGCAATCTGTTCTATCTGGAGTTGTGTTATCAGATGGGCGTTCGAATTATTGGATTAACGTGGAATTATGCCAATTGGGCGGCGGACGGAGTCATGGAGAAACGTGGAGCAGGCCTGACCGAGAAGGGGAAAGAACTGGTGCGCCAGTGTGATGAAATCGGAATGCTGTTAGATGTGTCACATTTGACAGAAAAAGGGTTCTGGGAACTGGCTGACTTGAGCAAGCGTCCTTTTATCGCCTCGCACTCCAACAGCTATAGCATATGTCCTCATGTGCGTAATCTGAAAGATGATCAGATCCAGGCCATCATTGCCCGGGAAGGGCGGATTGGGCTGACGTTTGTTCCCTGGTTTGTTAAACAGGAGGGGGAAGTGCTTATAGAAGACCTGCTGCCTCATATCGAGCAGATCTGTTCCTTGGGCGGGCAGCATCATCTGATGATGGGGTCTGATTTTGATGGAATTCCAACGTATATTCAGAGACTTGAACACTCAGGGCATTATCCGAGACTGACGGAAATCTTGCTCAAGCATTATGATGAACAATTAGTACGGGGCTGGTTGTGGGGAATGCGATGGCTTATCTAA
- a CDS encoding phosphate propanoyltransferase: MSKTVPVGVSARHIHVSQEHVEILFGKGYELTEFKPLSQPGQYAANETVAVIGSKGQFDKVRILGPVRPETQLEISMTDSFAIGVKAPVRESGSIEGTPGITIKGPAGEVTIDKGVIVAARHIHFHTSDAAKWGIEDKQLLKVRLGGDRGLVLENVLARVSDSFALDMHIDTDEANAAGARNGDTAEIID; encoded by the coding sequence ATGAGCAAAACAGTACCTGTGGGCGTATCTGCCCGTCACATTCATGTATCCCAAGAGCACGTTGAAATTTTGTTTGGCAAAGGTTATGAACTGACTGAATTTAAACCTCTGTCTCAGCCTGGCCAATACGCTGCTAACGAAACGGTAGCGGTTATTGGTTCGAAAGGACAGTTTGATAAAGTGCGTATCCTCGGACCTGTTCGTCCTGAAACGCAACTGGAGATCTCCATGACAGATTCATTTGCGATTGGTGTTAAAGCACCTGTACGTGAATCCGGAAGCATTGAAGGTACACCAGGAATCACGATTAAAGGTCCTGCTGGGGAAGTTACAATTGACAAAGGAGTTATCGTTGCTGCTCGTCACATTCACTTCCATACTTCTGATGCTGCCAAATGGGGTATCGAGGACAAACAATTGCTGAAAGTGCGCCTCGGCGGAGATCGTGGTCTGGTACTGGAAAATGTACTGGCTCGTGTATCCGACTCTTTTGCACTGGACATGCATATTGATACAGATGAGGCTAACGCTGCTGGCGCTCGGAATGGCGACACTGCTGAAATCATCGATTAA
- a CDS encoding TIGR00282 family metallophosphoesterase, whose product MKVLFIGDIVGNVGRKALKENLPYLKSKYKPHVVIVNGENAAAGRGITGAIANEFFNWGVHGITLGNHTWDNKDIFDFIDDEPRMIRPANFPPGTPGRGYTVVKGEGKELAIVNLQGRTFLPALDCPFRVADEIVDELRQDYKCILVDMHAEATSEKIAMGWHLDGRASLVVGTHTHVQSNDDRILPGGTAYLTDAGMVGPRDGILGMEREAVLRKFYTQLPVRFVVDDGKWHFHGVFVEIDEATGAATRIEKIRLMEDEWRME is encoded by the coding sequence ATGAAAGTTTTGTTTATTGGTGACATTGTAGGCAACGTGGGACGTAAGGCATTAAAGGAAAATTTACCGTACCTGAAATCGAAGTATAAGCCCCATGTAGTGATTGTAAATGGTGAAAATGCAGCAGCAGGTCGCGGTATTACCGGTGCGATTGCGAATGAGTTTTTCAACTGGGGCGTACATGGGATTACACTTGGTAATCATACTTGGGACAATAAGGATATTTTTGATTTTATAGATGATGAACCCCGCATGATTCGTCCAGCGAACTTTCCACCAGGTACACCAGGACGAGGGTACACGGTTGTCAAAGGCGAAGGAAAAGAGCTGGCTATTGTCAATCTGCAAGGAAGAACGTTCCTGCCTGCTCTGGATTGTCCATTCCGTGTAGCTGATGAAATTGTAGACGAGCTGCGCCAAGACTATAAATGTATTCTGGTCGATATGCATGCTGAAGCAACGTCGGAGAAGATTGCCATGGGATGGCATCTGGATGGACGTGCGTCTCTGGTTGTAGGTACACATACGCATGTACAGAGTAATGATGATCGGATTTTGCCTGGAGGAACGGCTTATTTGACAGATGCGGGCATGGTGGGGCCGCGTGACGGCATATTGGGTATGGAACGTGAGGCTGTGCTGCGTAAGTTCTACACCCAGCTACCGGTACGTTTCGTTGTGGATGACGGCAAATGGCATTTCCATGGTGTGTTTGTTGAAATTGATGAAGCAACCGGTGCAGCAACACGCATCGAAAAAATTCGTCTGATGGAGGACGAGTGGCGCATGGAATAG
- a CDS encoding PaaI family thioesterase: MSILDKMVKDGDGRFWGFLGCRYIKGDGKEVQIALTAGEHHTNSMGIIHGGVLTSLMDQAMGMVATAAMEVDGCVTTNLNVHFLSPMKQGELAVTATVLHQAGRSVTTQSEVRDASGTLGCMATATFRIARSRT, encoded by the coding sequence ATGAGCATTTTGGACAAAATGGTTAAAGACGGCGACGGACGATTCTGGGGATTTCTCGGATGTCGATATATTAAAGGGGATGGCAAGGAAGTACAGATCGCATTGACAGCAGGTGAACATCATACCAACTCCATGGGCATTATACATGGGGGTGTATTGACTTCACTGATGGATCAGGCGATGGGGATGGTCGCCACAGCAGCCATGGAAGTAGATGGTTGTGTGACAACGAACCTGAATGTACATTTTCTGTCACCGATGAAACAAGGGGAATTAGCGGTGACGGCTACGGTACTGCATCAGGCTGGACGCAGTGTTACGACGCAATCGGAGGTTCGTGATGCATCGGGCACGTTGGGATGCATGGCTACGGCGACATTCCGGATAGCTCGTTCGAGAACGTAA
- a CDS encoding isochorismatase family cysteine hydrolase produces the protein MKALIVIDFTQDFVTGSLPVGQPAVEIEETIATVTEAYCKNKHEVIMAVDLHEENDPYHPETVLFPPHNIRNTEGRQLYGRLAQVMEERKTDIQWMDKTRYSAFCGTDLELRLRARGITDIALIGVCTDICILHTAVDAYNKGFHITVYEDAVASFNPAGHEWALGHFRSSLGASVVKASETVLA, from the coding sequence ATGAAAGCACTGATTGTAATTGATTTTACACAGGATTTTGTGACAGGTTCTTTGCCTGTAGGTCAGCCGGCAGTAGAGATCGAAGAGACGATTGCAACTGTAACCGAGGCCTATTGCAAGAACAAGCATGAAGTCATCATGGCTGTGGATCTGCACGAGGAAAATGATCCGTATCACCCGGAGACTGTACTTTTCCCACCTCATAACATCAGAAATACGGAGGGAAGACAGTTATACGGTCGTCTTGCGCAAGTGATGGAAGAACGGAAAACCGATATTCAGTGGATGGATAAGACGAGATATAGTGCATTCTGTGGAACCGATCTGGAACTCAGACTGCGTGCACGTGGCATTACGGATATTGCACTCATTGGGGTGTGTACGGATATTTGCATATTGCATACCGCAGTGGATGCTTACAATAAAGGTTTTCATATTACGGTATATGAAGATGCCGTTGCCAGCTTTAATCCGGCAGGACATGAGTGGGCGCTTGGACATTTTCGTTCCAGCCTGGGTGCTTCGGTGGTTAAGGCGAGTGAGACCGTCCTTGCGTGA
- a CDS encoding membrane dipeptidase: MSMSDWRVADFHCDALSKMLIQPALSFENAPQLDVNLQRLQEGRVGLQAFAIYLPEVLGRGKFEHVMGQLEIYRGRVEKVRSNPGAQRRCYGVTRWLRWGKQRGRGESSHWRVWMVWRAICSIWSCVIRWAFELLD, from the coding sequence ATGTCCATGTCGGATTGGCGTGTAGCTGATTTTCACTGTGATGCACTGAGCAAAATGTTGATCCAGCCTGCTCTTTCATTTGAAAATGCTCCGCAACTGGATGTGAACCTGCAACGTTTGCAAGAAGGCAGGGTAGGGTTGCAGGCGTTCGCCATCTATTTACCCGAAGTGCTTGGCAGAGGCAAGTTTGAACATGTTATGGGGCAGTTGGAAATTTATCGTGGACGTGTGGAGAAAGTCAGAAGCAACCCGGGGGCACAGAGACGTTGTTATGGCGTGACCAGGTGGCTCAGGTGGGGCAAACAGAGGGGCCGTGGGGAGTCATCACACTGGAGGGTGTGGATGGTCTGGAGGGCAATCTGTTCTATCTGGAGTTGTGTTATCAGATGGGCGTTCGAATTATTGGATTAA
- a CDS encoding NUDIX domain-containing protein gives MNENYEHFNAESDEQAARAYSSKKYRTPDGVPADIVMFTLTKRERKTVTKTLPIRELKVMLIKRKGWPFAGRWALPGGFCQENESIYGAAKRELMEETGVDGGHLEYLNVYSQPGRDPRGWIISHAFFALVEEWMLDQRQAADDAEDVGLFTIQEALQELELAFDHRTIIEDAYRRIQQQMLETTIARQFLPRDFTLSELYQVIQSVVPDFEEPNFIRKITSTRSRKGIVEEVRDEEGNLVSSNQYSQRPAQLYRFTELVPRLSIYT, from the coding sequence ATGAACGAAAACTACGAACACTTCAATGCAGAAAGTGACGAACAAGCAGCACGTGCCTATAGTTCCAAGAAATATCGTACACCCGATGGTGTTCCTGCGGATATTGTTATGTTCACATTGACCAAGCGGGAGCGCAAGACGGTGACGAAGACACTTCCCATTCGGGAACTGAAAGTGATGCTGATCAAGCGCAAAGGCTGGCCTTTTGCGGGGAGATGGGCATTACCCGGTGGTTTTTGTCAGGAGAATGAATCCATCTATGGTGCAGCCAAGCGTGAGCTGATGGAAGAGACAGGTGTTGACGGTGGACATCTGGAGTACTTGAATGTATACAGTCAGCCGGGTCGTGACCCGAGGGGCTGGATTATCTCTCACGCATTTTTCGCGCTTGTGGAAGAATGGATGCTAGATCAACGTCAAGCAGCAGATGATGCTGAGGATGTTGGACTGTTCACCATTCAGGAGGCGCTGCAAGAACTGGAACTGGCCTTTGATCACAGAACCATTATCGAAGATGCTTATCGACGTATTCAACAGCAGATGCTGGAGACGACGATTGCTCGTCAGTTCCTGCCACGTGATTTCACATTAAGTGAATTATATCAGGTAATTCAAAGTGTTGTACCGGATTTTGAAGAACCCAACTTCATTCGCAAGATTACGTCTACCCGCAGTCGCAAAGGCATTGTGGAAGAAGTACGGGATGAAGAGGGGAACTTGGTAAGTTCCAATCAGTACTCGCAGCGTCCGGCGCAGCTATATCGTTTTACGGAACTCGTACCACGCCTGTCCATCTATACGTAA
- a CDS encoding regulatory protein RecX: MDDDLFAKEWTRQRMEGKRKGKLWIRQELRQKGIASDLIAEVLEGVSTDAEFETALSAGRKKWNQIKGDVKEKKNKTLPFLMRRGFSMDMVRRVVNCLIEEDEAMDFEEDEALLWD, translated from the coding sequence GTGGATGACGATCTATTTGCAAAGGAATGGACAAGACAGCGTATGGAGGGCAAGCGGAAGGGAAAACTGTGGATAAGGCAAGAACTCCGTCAAAAGGGCATTGCCAGTGATCTCATTGCTGAAGTACTGGAAGGTGTGAGTACGGATGCGGAATTTGAGACAGCTTTGAGTGCCGGACGCAAAAAATGGAATCAGATCAAAGGGGATGTCAAAGAGAAGAAAAATAAAACGCTTCCCTTCCTGATGAGACGTGGTTTTTCAATGGATATGGTGCGCCGCGTCGTGAATTGTTTAATTGAAGAAGATGAGGCTATGGACTTTGAAGAGGACGAAGCGTTGTTATGGGATTAG
- the rny gene encoding ribonuclease Y, with the protein MNPAITIALVVAALIIGFGVGYFIRKSLAEAKISSAEQAAVQIVENAKKEAEALKKETVLEAKDEIHRIRAEAEKDTRERRNEIQRQERRLLQKEESLDKKLESLERKEEQVANKEKRIDETQQQIEMIYKNQVTELERISNLTMEDARSIILSNVEQEVRHETAQMIKDIEQQAKEEADKKSREIITLAIQRCAADHVAETTVSVVTLPNEEMKGRIIGREGRNIRALETLTGIDLIIDDTPEAVILSGFDPIRREIARTALEKLVADGRIHPARIEEMVEKSRKEVDERIREYGEQATFEVGVHGLHPDLIKILGRLKFRTSYGQNVLKHSMEVAYLAGLMAGELGEDVTLARRAGLLHDIGKALDHEVEGSHVEIGVELAKKYKEHPVVINSIASHHGDCEATSVIAMLVGAADALSAARPGARRETLETYIKRLEKLEEISESFEGVEKSYAIQAGREVRVMVQPEKIDDAEAFRLARDITKMIENELDYPGHIKVTVIRETRAVEYAK; encoded by the coding sequence ATGAATCCTGCAATCACGATCGCTCTCGTTGTGGCCGCGCTAATCATTGGGTTCGGAGTAGGATATTTTATTCGCAAATCTCTTGCAGAGGCTAAAATCTCTAGTGCGGAACAAGCTGCCGTACAAATCGTGGAGAACGCGAAGAAAGAGGCAGAAGCACTGAAGAAAGAAACGGTGCTGGAAGCGAAGGATGAGATCCATCGCATTCGCGCCGAAGCTGAAAAAGACACTCGTGAACGTCGGAATGAAATTCAACGACAAGAAAGACGATTGTTGCAAAAAGAAGAGTCGCTGGATAAAAAATTGGAATCACTCGAACGTAAAGAAGAGCAAGTGGCGAACAAAGAGAAACGAATTGATGAGACACAGCAGCAGATCGAAATGATCTACAAAAACCAAGTGACGGAGCTGGAACGTATATCCAACCTCACGATGGAAGACGCACGCAGTATCATACTGTCCAACGTAGAACAGGAAGTTCGTCATGAGACGGCTCAAATGATCAAGGACATTGAACAACAAGCGAAGGAAGAGGCGGACAAAAAGTCCCGCGAGATTATTACACTCGCCATCCAACGTTGTGCGGCTGACCACGTAGCGGAAACAACGGTATCTGTTGTTACCCTGCCAAATGAAGAAATGAAAGGCCGGATTATCGGTCGTGAAGGACGTAACATCCGTGCGCTTGAAACCCTTACAGGGATTGACCTCATTATCGATGATACGCCAGAAGCTGTTATTCTGTCGGGCTTTGACCCGATTCGCCGTGAGATCGCCCGTACTGCCCTGGAGAAACTTGTGGCTGATGGACGTATTCACCCGGCACGCATTGAAGAGATGGTTGAGAAATCCCGCAAAGAAGTGGATGAGCGCATCCGTGAATACGGTGAGCAAGCTACCTTTGAAGTGGGCGTGCATGGTCTGCATCCGGATCTGATCAAAATTTTGGGCCGGTTGAAGTTCCGTACAAGTTACGGTCAGAACGTCTTGAAACATTCGATGGAAGTCGCTTATCTGGCTGGATTGATGGCTGGCGAACTCGGAGAAGACGTAACTCTGGCAAGACGTGCAGGTCTATTGCATGACATCGGTAAAGCGCTGGATCACGAAGTGGAAGGATCACACGTCGAAATTGGCGTGGAACTGGCGAAGAAATACAAAGAACATCCGGTTGTAATCAACAGTATCGCGTCCCATCACGGAGATTGCGAAGCGACTTCGGTCATTGCCATGTTGGTTGGTGCAGCAGATGCACTCTCCGCAGCAAGACCAGGTGCACGCCGCGAAACGCTGGAAACGTATATCAAACGACTGGAAAAGCTGGAAGAAATCTCGGAATCCTTCGAAGGTGTCGAGAAATCGTACGCCATTCAGGCCGGACGCGAAGTTCGCGTTATGGTGCAGCCTGAGAAGATCGATGATGCTGAAGCCTTCCGCTTAGCCCGTGACATTACGAAGATGATTGAGAATGAACTCGACTATCCGGGTCACATCAAAGTCACCGTCATCCGGGAAACCCGTGCGGTTGAATACGCAAAATAG
- a CDS encoding stage V sporulation protein S, protein MDVLKVSAKSNPNSVAGALAGVLRERGNAELQAIGAGALNQAIKAVAIARGFVAPSGVDLICIPAFTDIVIDGEDRTAIKLIVEPR, encoded by the coding sequence ATGGATGTATTAAAAGTTTCAGCAAAGTCCAATCCTAATTCTGTAGCCGGCGCTCTTGCAGGGGTTCTTCGTGAACGTGGAAATGCTGAACTGCAGGCAATTGGAGCGGGAGCACTGAACCAAGCCATCAAAGCGGTAGCGATAGCCCGGGGATTTGTAGCACCAAGCGGAGTTGACCTGATTTGTATTCCAGCTTTTACAGACATTGTGATCGACGGCGAGGACCGAACGGCCATTAAGCTGATTGTGGAGCCCCGATAA